The Desulfuromonas versatilis genome has a segment encoding these proteins:
- a CDS encoding ATP-binding protein, with product MPSAEIEKPQPGLLEALRRKIVLYSLAYTLAALLTISLLSILPMIGHLKRSEDAHLLQAARAKALAVNENLARISDITRQITSRSAIREQLAEFRRGRIDRASLQQFTAPKLADALIQSEEVAGITRLDPEGGILVEVGTPIPEAFRQAPGPESRDVHLSAPLEIDGRLYLLTGSPILDPELGRIGTDLVLFATMQLQRILHDWTALGETGDCLLGRMSDGEPEIFFPGRRGRVQNYAQLAAAQSLRKAFSDAYAQGSGTVRCLEESPEAPALLAYAPIEETGWALVVSMSQDELYHPVYRLLSPVAGTVLLLTMLCGAGMLLLLRPLTGQVLVYSSSLEQLNRALRDEVTERRRAVEKLRRSEHEWTQTFEAIADAVAILDTGGNLLRMNRAAAAFFGHQGLHQKSEAACRMFFGLERPQKACPFHRMLESGQTEYGELYEPHTERYFQIACYPLTDEQGELWGGVHVAQDITEQKRMEHAKDEMLSAVSHEMRTPLTAMLGFTEFLIENEVEREQQLDFLGTVLKETERLNELITNFLDLQRLQSELETYHFEALEVGGMLQEVAHLFAVASKKHRITLDCPASLPAVRGDLKRLEQVLKNLLSNAIKYSPRGGTVHLRARVQHDCVLLSVSDEGIGIPPQALNKIFTRFYRVDDSDRRIPGGIGLGLALVKEVVTAHRGRVWAESTLGAGSTFYFTLPIWLDKAA from the coding sequence ATGCCATCAGCGGAAATTGAAAAACCTCAACCGGGCCTTCTCGAGGCCCTGAGGCGCAAGATCGTCCTGTATTCCCTGGCCTATACGCTGGCGGCCCTGCTGACGATCTCGCTGCTGAGCATTCTACCCATGATCGGGCACCTGAAGCGCTCCGAGGACGCCCACCTGCTCCAGGCGGCCCGGGCCAAGGCCCTGGCGGTCAACGAGAACCTCGCCCGGATCAGCGACATCACCCGGCAGATCACCAGCCGCAGCGCCATCCGCGAACAGCTCGCCGAATTCCGCCGCGGCCGGATCGACCGCGCCTCCCTGCAGCAGTTCACCGCCCCCAAGCTGGCCGACGCCCTGATCCAGTCCGAAGAGGTGGCCGGCATCACCCGCCTCGACCCGGAGGGAGGAATCCTGGTCGAGGTCGGCACCCCGATCCCCGAAGCCTTCCGGCAGGCCCCCGGCCCCGAGAGCCGCGACGTCCATCTCTCCGCCCCGCTGGAGATCGACGGCAGGCTCTACCTGCTCACCGGCAGCCCCATCCTCGACCCCGAACTGGGGCGCATCGGCACCGACCTGGTGCTGTTCGCCACGATGCAGCTGCAGCGCATCCTGCACGACTGGACCGCCCTGGGGGAAACCGGCGACTGCCTGCTCGGCCGGATGAGCGACGGCGAACCCGAAATCTTTTTCCCCGGCCGGCGCGGCCGGGTGCAGAACTACGCCCAGCTGGCCGCCGCCCAGTCCCTGAGAAAAGCCTTCAGCGACGCCTATGCCCAGGGCAGCGGCACGGTGCGCTGCCTGGAAGAGAGCCCCGAGGCCCCCGCGCTGCTGGCCTACGCCCCCATCGAGGAAACCGGCTGGGCGCTGGTGGTCAGCATGAGCCAGGACGAACTCTACCACCCGGTCTACCGCCTGCTCTCGCCGGTCGCCGGGACGGTGCTGCTGCTGACCATGCTGTGCGGCGCCGGCATGCTGCTGCTGCTTCGCCCCCTGACCGGCCAAGTGCTGGTCTATTCCAGCTCCCTGGAGCAGCTCAACCGTGCCCTGCGCGACGAGGTCACCGAGCGGCGCCGGGCGGTGGAGAAGCTGCGGCGCAGCGAGCACGAATGGACCCAGACCTTCGAAGCCATCGCCGACGCCGTCGCCATCCTCGACACCGGCGGCAACCTGCTGCGCATGAACCGGGCGGCGGCGGCATTCTTCGGGCACCAGGGGCTTCACCAGAAAAGTGAGGCCGCCTGCCGGATGTTCTTCGGCCTGGAGCGCCCGCAGAAAGCCTGCCCCTTTCACCGGATGCTCGAATCCGGCCAGACCGAATACGGCGAGCTGTACGAACCGCACACCGAGCGCTATTTCCAGATCGCCTGCTACCCGCTGACCGACGAGCAGGGCGAGCTGTGGGGCGGGGTGCACGTCGCCCAGGACATCACCGAACAAAAGCGCATGGAGCACGCCAAGGACGAGATGCTCTCGGCGGTCAGCCACGAGATGCGCACCCCGCTGACCGCCATGCTCGGCTTCACCGAGTTTCTGATCGAAAACGAAGTCGAGCGCGAGCAGCAGCTCGACTTTCTCGGCACGGTCCTCAAGGAGACCGAGCGCCTCAACGAGCTGATCACCAACTTCCTCGACCTGCAGCGGCTGCAGAGCGAGCTGGAGACCTACCACTTCGAAGCCCTGGAGGTCGGCGGCATGCTGCAGGAGGTGGCCCACCTGTTCGCCGTCGCCTCGAAAAAGCACCGCATCACCCTCGACTGCCCCGCCAGCCTTCCCGCGGTGCGCGGCGACCTCAAGCGCCTCGAGCAGGTGCTGAAGAACCTGCTCTCCAACGCCATCAAGTATTCGCCCCGCGGCGGCACGGTCCACCTGCGGGCCCGCGTCCAGCACGACTGCGTGCTGCTCTCGGTCAGCGACGAGGGGATCGGCATTCCGCCCCAGGCCCTCAACAAGATCTTCACCCGCTTCTACCGGGTGGACGACAGCGACCGGCGCATCCCCGGCGGCATCGGCCTCGGCCTGGCCCTGGTCAAGGAGGTGGTCACCGCCCACCGCGGCCGGGTCTGGGCCGAAAGCACCCTGGGCGCCGGCAGCACCTTCTACTTCACCCTGCCGATCTGGCTGGACAAGGCGGCCTAA
- a CDS encoding selenium metabolism-associated LysR family transcriptional regulator — MDIRRLEVFCAVVELKSFTKGAESVCLSQPSVSEHIRILEEMLGDKLLDRLGREVLPTVAGQILYQYARRIIRLRDEAIQAIENQKGNLSGQLVVGASTIPGTYILPRLVHDFRNRHPEIRVTLKIASTSQVAEGILQGEIELGVIGARWKDNLLQCSEMFSDELVLTVYPEHPWAGRQSVELDELPSQPFILRERGSGTRQVMADALKEAGFDIAALDAIAEMGTTEAVRQGVKSRLGISILSARAVQEDVERGALQTLPVAGLNLSRPFYLATRRNRQATPLAQAFLEFLGGGGGR, encoded by the coding sequence ATGGACATTCGTCGTCTCGAAGTATTCTGCGCCGTCGTCGAACTGAAAAGCTTCACCAAGGGAGCCGAATCGGTCTGCCTGTCGCAGCCCTCGGTCAGCGAGCATATCCGGATCCTCGAGGAGATGCTCGGCGACAAGCTGCTCGACCGTCTCGGCCGCGAGGTGCTGCCCACCGTCGCCGGCCAGATCCTCTACCAGTACGCCCGGCGCATCATCCGCCTGCGCGACGAGGCGATCCAGGCCATCGAGAACCAGAAGGGCAACCTCTCCGGCCAACTGGTGGTAGGCGCCAGCACCATCCCCGGCACCTACATCCTGCCTCGACTGGTCCACGATTTCAGAAACCGCCATCCCGAAATCCGCGTCACCCTGAAAATCGCCAGCACCAGCCAGGTCGCCGAGGGGATTCTGCAGGGGGAGATCGAACTGGGAGTGATCGGCGCACGCTGGAAGGACAACCTGCTGCAGTGCAGCGAAATGTTTTCCGACGAGCTGGTGCTCACCGTCTACCCCGAGCACCCCTGGGCCGGACGCCAGTCGGTGGAACTGGACGAGTTGCCCAGCCAGCCCTTCATCCTGCGCGAGCGCGGCTCCGGCACCCGCCAGGTGATGGCCGACGCGCTCAAGGAGGCCGGTTTCGACATCGCCGCCCTCGATGCGATAGCGGAGATGGGCACCACCGAGGCGGTGCGCCAGGGGGTCAAATCAAGACTGGGGATCTCCATCCTCTCGGCCCGCGCGGTGCAGGAGGACGTGGAGCGCGGCGCCCTGCAGACCCTGCCCGTCGCCGGGCTCAACCTCTCGCGCCCCTTCTACCTCGCCACCCGCCGCAACCGCCAGGCAACCCCGCTGGCCCAGGCGTTTCTGGAGTTTTTGGGCGGAGGTGGGGGGCGGTAA
- a CDS encoding peptide chain release factor 3, which translates to MSKHNQKEVERRRTFGIISHPDAGKTTLTEKLLLYGGAIQMAGAVKARKAARHATSDWMAMEQERGISVTSSVMKFNYRDYEVNLLDTPGHQDFSEDTYRVLTAVDSALMVIDSAKGVETQTRKLMEVCRMRNTPIITFINKLDREGKEPLELLSDIEETLQIECAPLSWPIGMGKRFKGTYNLYRKQLHLFTPGQETRLKDGVVIDDLNDPRLDELLGSQADELRADIELLEGAANPFELEEYLKGNQTPVFFGSAINNFGVQEMLDAFVELAPPPSPRETTSREVSPYEEPFSGFVFKIQANMDPAHRDRIAFMRICSGKFTRGMKLRHHRIGKDINVSNATIFMAQDRTNVEEAYPGDIIGIHNHGTIKIGDTFTDKEPLKFTGIPSFAPEHFRRVRLKNPLKTKQLEKGLIQLAEEGAVQLFRPVINTDYILGAVGVLQFDVIMSRLKNEYGVDAIYEGIDYATARWIGCEDRKKLEEFEKKNQANLALDAEGNLAYLASSEWRLGHTAEQWPQVQFHKTREHN; encoded by the coding sequence GTGAGCAAGCATAACCAGAAAGAAGTCGAGCGCCGCCGCACCTTCGGCATCATCAGCCACCCCGACGCGGGCAAGACCACCCTGACCGAGAAGCTGTTGCTGTACGGCGGGGCGATCCAGATGGCCGGCGCGGTCAAAGCGCGCAAGGCGGCCCGCCATGCCACCAGCGACTGGATGGCGATGGAGCAGGAGAGGGGCATCTCGGTCACCAGCTCGGTGATGAAGTTCAACTACCGCGACTACGAGGTCAACCTGCTCGACACCCCGGGCCACCAGGATTTTTCCGAGGACACCTACCGGGTGCTGACCGCGGTGGACAGCGCGCTGATGGTCATCGACAGCGCCAAGGGGGTCGAGACCCAGACCCGCAAGCTGATGGAGGTGTGCCGCATGCGCAACACCCCCATCATCACCTTCATCAACAAGCTCGACCGCGAGGGCAAGGAGCCGCTGGAGTTGCTCTCGGACATCGAGGAGACGCTGCAGATCGAGTGCGCGCCGCTCTCCTGGCCCATCGGCATGGGCAAGCGCTTCAAGGGGACCTACAACCTCTACCGCAAGCAGCTGCACCTGTTCACCCCGGGCCAGGAGACCCGCCTGAAGGACGGGGTGGTCATCGACGATCTGAACGACCCGCGGCTCGACGAGCTGCTCGGCAGCCAGGCCGACGAGCTGCGCGCCGATATCGAGCTGCTCGAGGGGGCGGCCAACCCCTTCGAGCTCGAGGAGTATCTGAAGGGAAACCAGACCCCGGTCTTCTTCGGCAGCGCCATCAACAACTTCGGCGTGCAGGAGATGCTCGACGCCTTTGTCGAGCTGGCGCCGCCGCCGAGCCCGCGGGAGACCACCAGCCGCGAGGTGAGCCCCTACGAAGAGCCCTTCAGCGGCTTCGTCTTCAAGATTCAGGCGAACATGGACCCGGCCCACCGCGACCGCATCGCCTTCATGCGCATCTGCTCGGGCAAGTTCACCCGGGGGATGAAGCTGCGCCACCACCGCATCGGCAAGGACATCAACGTCTCGAATGCCACCATCTTCATGGCCCAGGACCGCACCAACGTCGAAGAGGCCTACCCCGGCGACATCATCGGCATTCACAACCACGGCACCATCAAGATCGGCGACACCTTCACCGACAAGGAGCCGCTCAAGTTCACCGGCATCCCCAGCTTCGCCCCGGAGCATTTCCGCCGGGTGCGGCTGAAGAACCCGCTGAAGACCAAGCAGCTGGAAAAGGGGCTGATCCAGCTCGCCGAGGAAGGGGCGGTGCAGCTGTTCCGCCCGGTGATCAACACCGACTACATCCTCGGCGCTGTGGGGGTGCTGCAGTTCGACGTGATCATGAGCCGGCTCAAGAACGAGTACGGGGTGGATGCCATCTACGAGGGGATCGACTACGCCACCGCGCGCTGGATCGGCTGCGAGGACCGGAAGAAGCTCGAGGAGTTCGAGAAGAAGAACCAGGCCAACCTGGCGCTGGACGCCGAGGGGAACCTGGCCTACCTGGCCTCGAGCGAGTGGCGCCTGGGGCACACCGCCGAGCAGTGGCCGCAGGTGCAGTTCCACAAGACGCGGGAGCATAATTAA
- a CDS encoding DUF4177 domain-containing protein — translation MNQYKVVETSVVTDESLEKILNEYVGQGWVLDGIQFAMREASKRPAMAFVLFTREVGKDSDG, via the coding sequence ATGAATCAGTACAAGGTGGTGGAAACCAGCGTCGTCACCGACGAGAGCCTGGAAAAGATCCTCAACGAATACGTCGGGCAGGGCTGGGTGCTCGACGGCATCCAGTTCGCCATGCGCGAGGCCAGCAAACGCCCGGCGATGGCGTTTGTGTTGTTTACCCGGGAGGTGGGGAAAGACAGTGATGGGTAA
- a CDS encoding sodium/solute symporter, with product MIYQTSPLAIGLFFAFVAFVLGLSFYLARRTTSSEGYYAAGGNIHWFTNGIAFAGDYLSAASFLGICGMIATAGYDGWMYAIGYLAGWMVALFLVAEPMKRLGKYTFTDALDSKFNSKGIQLMAAISTLVVSVFYLIPQMVGAGVLVKPLLGMPHWVGVCIVGVVVTLIVATAGMASTTYVQFFKGALLLIVSTVVVVSLLTRGLSTEPKGLDGQEHHKFHSLTATLAADGSLEAEGYVAAAGWKDSEFGQAGFVKLSKDGVETIWHVQEGAAGTYTLEETLFVTTTANGEKLYNGSQKEEGKFFPVGHLKEIKINGQQVAQTGALGPLAFLSAVKDSTVVLWGKKYVVEGANKYEIFYQKPTPGARVLRPGLKFKVDNATGTEKFNFISLMIALFCGTAALPHILIRYYTVPSQAAARKSTIVAIAAIGFFYLLTLFLGIGAMTNGVINLTDNNMSAPLLALSFGVVLFAVISSLAFATVLGTVSGLIVAASGAVAHDLMDNFLGLKMTDAGKVKAGKIAAVVVGLIAIYLGIVFEGMNVSFLVGWAFAVAASANLPAILMLLFWKKTTAQGVAASILVGLVSALGLILISPDMWVRYGLLPGDAPVQFNSPAAISIPLSVIALVVVSLMTQKDAVTADATETAGA from the coding sequence ATGATCTACCAGACTTCACCGCTGGCCATCGGCCTCTTTTTCGCCTTCGTCGCCTTCGTCCTGGGCCTCTCCTTCTACCTGGCCCGCCGCACCACCTCTTCCGAGGGGTACTACGCGGCCGGCGGCAACATTCACTGGTTCACCAACGGCATCGCCTTCGCCGGCGACTACCTCTCGGCCGCCAGCTTCCTGGGGATCTGCGGCATGATCGCCACCGCCGGCTACGACGGCTGGATGTACGCCATCGGCTACCTGGCGGGCTGGATGGTCGCCCTGTTCCTGGTCGCCGAGCCGATGAAGCGCCTCGGCAAGTACACCTTCACCGACGCCCTCGACTCCAAGTTCAACTCCAAAGGGATCCAGCTGATGGCCGCCATCTCCACCCTGGTAGTCTCGGTCTTCTACCTGATCCCGCAGATGGTCGGCGCCGGGGTACTGGTCAAGCCCCTGCTCGGCATGCCCCACTGGGTCGGCGTCTGCATCGTCGGCGTGGTCGTTACCCTGATCGTCGCCACCGCCGGCATGGCCTCGACCACCTACGTGCAGTTCTTCAAGGGCGCCCTGCTGCTGATCGTCTCCACCGTGGTGGTGGTCTCGCTGCTCACCCGCGGCCTCTCCACCGAGCCCAAGGGCCTCGACGGTCAGGAGCACCACAAGTTCCACTCCCTGACCGCCACCCTGGCCGCCGACGGGTCCCTCGAAGCTGAAGGCTACGTAGCCGCCGCCGGCTGGAAGGACAGCGAATTCGGCCAGGCCGGCTTCGTCAAGCTGAGCAAAGACGGCGTCGAGACCATCTGGCATGTCCAGGAAGGCGCCGCCGGCACCTATACCCTGGAAGAGACCCTGTTCGTCACCACTACCGCCAATGGCGAAAAGCTCTACAACGGCAGCCAGAAGGAAGAAGGCAAGTTCTTTCCCGTCGGCCACCTGAAGGAGATCAAGATCAACGGCCAGCAGGTTGCCCAGACCGGCGCCCTCGGCCCCCTGGCCTTCCTCTCCGCGGTCAAGGACTCCACCGTCGTCCTCTGGGGCAAGAAATACGTCGTGGAAGGCGCCAACAAGTACGAAATCTTCTACCAGAAGCCGACCCCCGGCGCCCGCGTGTTGCGCCCCGGCCTGAAGTTCAAGGTCGACAACGCCACCGGCACCGAGAAGTTCAACTTCATCTCGCTGATGATCGCCCTGTTCTGCGGCACCGCGGCCCTGCCCCACATCCTGATCCGCTACTACACCGTGCCCAGCCAGGCCGCCGCGCGTAAGTCGACCATCGTCGCCATCGCCGCCATCGGCTTCTTCTACCTGCTCACCCTGTTCCTCGGGATCGGCGCCATGACCAACGGCGTCATCAACCTCACCGACAACAACATGAGCGCGCCGCTGCTGGCCCTCTCCTTCGGCGTGGTGCTGTTCGCGGTCATCTCGTCGCTGGCCTTCGCCACCGTGCTCGGCACCGTCTCGGGCCTGATCGTCGCCGCCTCCGGCGCCGTGGCCCACGACCTGATGGACAACTTCCTCGGCCTGAAGATGACCGATGCCGGCAAGGTCAAGGCCGGCAAGATCGCCGCCGTCGTGGTCGGCCTTATCGCCATCTACCTGGGGATCGTCTTCGAGGGGATGAACGTCTCCTTCCTGGTCGGCTGGGCCTTCGCCGTGGCCGCCTCGGCCAACCTGCCGGCGATCCTGATGCTGCTGTTCTGGAAAAAGACCACCGCCCAGGGCGTGGCCGCCTCGATCCTGGTCGGCCTGGTGTCGGCCCTCGGCCTGATCCTCATCTCCCCGGACATGTGGGTGCGCTACGGCCTGCTGCCGGGCGACGCGCCGGTCCAGTTCAACAGCCCCGCGGCGATCTCCATCCCGCTCTCGGTCATCGCCCTGGTGGTCGTCTCGCTGATGACCCAGAAGGATGCGGTCACCGCCGACGCCACCGAGACCGCCGGCGCCTGA
- a CDS encoding DUF485 domain-containing protein — translation MGHGPAVKLGKDNAAGYKTKLGIGMFIVYTLVYFGFVVINATKPSLMQEIVFGQTLAVVYGLGLLFFALVLAVIYNQLCTNAEARLNK, via the coding sequence ATGGGACACGGACCCGCAGTAAAGCTCGGCAAGGATAACGCAGCCGGCTACAAGACCAAACTCGGTATTGGAATGTTCATTGTCTACACCCTGGTTTATTTCGGCTTCGTGGTGATCAACGCCACCAAGCCTTCGCTCATGCAGGAAATCGTCTTCGGTCAGACCCTCGCGGTCGTCTACGGCCTGGGTCTGCTCTTCTTCGCCCTGGTGCTCGCCGTCATCTACAACCAGCTCTGCACCAACGCAGAAGCCCGTTTGAATAAATAA
- a CDS encoding cytochrome C → MIRSLLAALVICILGAVPALGADFDHAAHLTYLPDEPCTTCHREDAKTIQPDQAVCLDCHDEAFVKEVKLPGLKTHGPVWPLNHRPFAKGNTYDCYACHQQFDCLECHKSGFADEQGAFSNNMINVHRSDFHVTHPIAARTDPQLCSSCHENRFCLDCHDNFAPEDLSVVSHRRGFRNITVSGTPHEQFNESQCQICHPNSVLPTHEWSSQHAREARKNLATCQACHPEGDVCLRCHSARSGLRVNPHPSDWDDIKGRLDRASDSRTCRKCH, encoded by the coding sequence ATGATCCGCAGTCTGCTTGCCGCGCTCGTCATTTGCATCCTGGGGGCGGTTCCGGCCCTGGGGGCGGATTTCGACCATGCCGCCCATCTGACCTATCTGCCGGATGAGCCCTGCACCACCTGCCACCGCGAAGACGCGAAAACCATCCAACCCGACCAGGCCGTCTGTCTCGACTGCCACGACGAGGCGTTCGTCAAGGAGGTCAAGCTGCCCGGGCTGAAGACTCACGGGCCGGTGTGGCCCCTCAACCATCGCCCCTTCGCCAAGGGCAATACCTACGACTGCTACGCCTGTCACCAGCAGTTCGATTGCCTGGAATGTCACAAATCCGGCTTCGCCGATGAGCAGGGGGCCTTCAGCAACAACATGATCAACGTGCACCGCAGCGATTTCCACGTCACCCATCCCATCGCCGCCCGCACCGACCCCCAGCTCTGCTCAAGCTGCCACGAGAACCGTTTCTGCCTCGACTGCCACGATAATTTCGCACCGGAGGATCTGTCGGTGGTCTCGCATCGCCGGGGTTTCCGCAACATCACCGTTTCCGGTACGCCCCACGAGCAGTTCAACGAGAGTCAGTGCCAGATCTGCCATCCCAACTCGGTGCTGCCGACCCACGAGTGGTCCAGCCAGCATGCTCGCGAGGCGCGCAAAAACCTGGCCACCTGCCAGGCCTGCCATCCCGAGGGGGACGTCTGTCTCAGGTGCCACAGCGCCAGGAGCGGTTTGCGGGTCAATCCCCATCCCAGCGACTGGGACGACATCAAGGGGAGACTCGACCGGGCCAGCGACAGCAGGACCTGCCGGAAATGTCACTAA
- the trpS gene encoding tryptophan--tRNA ligase codes for MRILSGIQPSGSLHLGNYFGMMKKMIEYQEQQELFCFIANYHAMTSLSDGKALARGTIEAAANFLALGMDPEKSIFWVQSDLPEVQELTWVLSNFTPMGLLERCHSYKDKVARGVHPNHGLFAYPVLMTADILLFQSERVPVGKDQKQHLEVARDIAIKFNNEYGEVFTVPEAEIDEQVATVPGIDGQKMSKSYGNAIDLFLEEKALRKQVMRIVTDPTPVEEPKDPDKCNVFQIYRLFLDKEQEATLRRRYTAGGLAYGEVKQELFETIRDFFAPYAERRKELLANPEGIRAILAQGAEKARYAGLKTLRKVRKKTGLSY; via the coding sequence ATGCGCATCCTTTCCGGCATCCAGCCCTCCGGCTCCCTGCATCTGGGGAACTACTTCGGCATGATGAAGAAGATGATCGAGTACCAGGAGCAGCAGGAGCTGTTCTGCTTCATCGCCAACTACCATGCCATGACCTCCCTTTCCGACGGCAAGGCCCTGGCCAGGGGGACCATCGAGGCGGCGGCCAACTTCCTGGCGCTGGGGATGGATCCGGAGAAAAGCATCTTCTGGGTCCAGTCCGACCTGCCCGAGGTGCAGGAGCTGACCTGGGTGCTCTCCAACTTCACCCCCATGGGGCTGCTCGAGCGCTGCCACAGCTACAAGGACAAAGTCGCCCGGGGGGTCCACCCCAACCACGGTTTGTTCGCCTACCCGGTGCTGATGACCGCCGACATCCTGCTGTTCCAGAGCGAGCGGGTGCCGGTGGGCAAGGACCAGAAGCAGCACCTCGAGGTCGCCCGGGACATCGCCATCAAGTTCAACAACGAATACGGAGAGGTGTTCACCGTCCCCGAAGCGGAGATCGACGAGCAGGTCGCCACCGTGCCCGGCATCGACGGCCAGAAGATGAGCAAGAGCTACGGCAACGCCATCGACCTGTTTCTCGAGGAGAAGGCCCTGCGCAAGCAGGTGATGCGCATCGTCACCGACCCCACTCCCGTCGAGGAGCCCAAGGACCCGGACAAGTGCAACGTCTTCCAGATCTACCGGCTGTTCCTCGACAAGGAGCAGGAGGCCACCCTGCGCCGGCGCTATACCGCAGGCGGTCTGGCCTACGGCGAAGTCAAGCAGGAGCTGTTCGAGACCATCCGCGACTTTTTCGCCCCCTACGCCGAACGGCGCAAAGAGCTGCTCGCCAACCCTGAAGGCATCCGCGCGATACTCGCCCAGGGGGCCGAAAAAGCCCGCTACGCCGGGCTCAAAACCCTGCGCAAAGTGCGCAAGAAGACGGGGTTGAGTTACTAA
- the asnS gene encoding asparagine--tRNA ligase — MTRAQSPRNRTRIKDAMASAVPVDSLCVKGWVRTVRRSKDVAFLAVNDGSCFASLQVVLEASLPGFDELARIGTGACVEVTGALVASPAQGQSWELKAAAVGVLGDADPEYPLQKKRHSFEYLRTIAHLRPRSNTFGAVFRMRSSLSFAIHRFFQERGFLYVQTPIITANDCEGAGEMFRVTTLNPAKPPLVGGQVDWKEDFFGEATGLTVSGQLQAELFATAFGDVYTFGPTFRAENSNTSRHAAEFWMIEPEMAFADLAEDCRLGEDFIRYLVRYALDQCGEDLAFFNDHVEKGLIDKLEQVAEASFATMSYTEAVAALQKSGQSFEFPVEWGCDLQSEHERYLTEKVVGGPVFVTDYPKDIKAFYMRLNDDEKTVAAMDLLLPRVGEIIGGSQREERHDVLTRRMVECGIAPESLPWYLDIRRWGSCPHAGFGLGFERFLMYATGMENIRDLIPFPRTPGNAKF, encoded by the coding sequence ATGACCCGCGCCCAGTCCCCCCGAAACAGAACCCGCATCAAGGATGCCATGGCCAGCGCCGTCCCCGTCGACTCCCTGTGTGTCAAGGGGTGGGTGCGCACGGTGCGGCGCAGCAAGGATGTCGCCTTTCTGGCGGTCAACGACGGTTCCTGCTTCGCTTCGCTGCAGGTGGTGCTCGAGGCGAGCCTGCCCGGTTTCGACGAGCTGGCCCGCATCGGCACCGGCGCCTGCGTCGAGGTGACCGGCGCCCTGGTCGCTTCGCCGGCCCAGGGCCAGTCCTGGGAGCTGAAAGCGGCGGCGGTCGGGGTGCTCGGCGATGCCGACCCGGAATACCCTCTGCAGAAAAAGCGGCACAGCTTCGAGTACCTGCGCACCATCGCCCACCTGCGGCCGCGCTCGAACACCTTCGGCGCGGTGTTCCGCATGCGCAGCTCGCTGTCCTTCGCCATCCACCGCTTTTTCCAGGAGCGCGGCTTTCTCTACGTGCAGACCCCGATCATCACCGCCAACGACTGCGAGGGGGCCGGCGAGATGTTCCGCGTCACCACCCTGAACCCCGCCAAGCCGCCGCTGGTGGGCGGCCAAGTCGACTGGAAGGAGGACTTTTTCGGCGAGGCCACCGGCCTGACGGTGAGCGGCCAGCTGCAGGCCGAGTTGTTCGCCACCGCTTTCGGCGACGTCTACACCTTCGGCCCGACCTTCCGCGCCGAGAACTCCAACACCAGCCGCCACGCCGCCGAGTTCTGGATGATCGAGCCGGAGATGGCCTTCGCCGATTTGGCCGAGGACTGCCGGCTGGGCGAGGACTTCATCCGCTACCTGGTGCGCTACGCCCTGGACCAGTGCGGGGAGGACCTGGCCTTTTTCAACGATCACGTCGAAAAGGGGCTGATCGACAAGCTCGAGCAGGTGGCCGAGGCCAGCTTCGCCACCATGAGCTACACCGAAGCGGTGGCAGCGCTGCAGAAATCGGGGCAGAGCTTCGAATTTCCGGTGGAGTGGGGGTGCGACCTGCAGTCGGAGCACGAGCGTTACCTGACCGAGAAGGTCGTCGGCGGGCCGGTTTTCGTCACCGACTACCCCAAGGACATCAAGGCCTTCTACATGCGCCTCAACGACGACGAAAAGACCGTGGCGGCCATGGACCTGCTGCTGCCGCGGGTCGGCGAGATCATCGGCGGCAGCCAACGCGAGGAGCGCCACGACGTGCTGACCCGGCGCATGGTCGAGTGCGGCATCGCCCCCGAGAGCCTCCCCTGGTACCTCGACATCCGCCGCTGGGGCAGCTGCCCCCACGCCGGCTTCGGCCTGGGATTCGAGCGGTTCCTGATGTACGCCACCGGCATGGAGAACATCCGCGACCTGATCCCCTTCCCGCGCACGCCGGGGAATGCGAAGTTCTGA
- a CDS encoding endonuclease domain-containing protein: MIGQTSKKIRPNRLQRELRRGMTDAEKALWQVLRGRQISRLKFRRQHPFGDYVLDFVCLENRLVIEVDGGQHGEQTDYDEIRTRHLQDAGFCVLRFWNNEVLLDIEAVKEKIWLAVQETGAHPHPDPPLEGEGD, translated from the coding sequence TTGATCGGCCAGACCAGCAAAAAGATACGGCCAAACAGGCTGCAGCGAGAGCTGCGCAGGGGCATGACAGATGCCGAAAAGGCATTGTGGCAGGTACTGCGCGGGCGTCAGATCTCCAGGCTCAAGTTTCGCCGCCAACATCCCTTTGGGGACTATGTCCTTGACTTTGTCTGTTTGGAAAACCGGCTGGTCATTGAGGTCGATGGGGGGCAACACGGAGAGCAGACGGATTATGACGAAATCCGGACACGGCATCTGCAGGATGCGGGTTTTTGTGTATTGAGGTTCTGGAATAACGAGGTGCTTCTGGATATCGAGGCGGTAAAAGAGAAAATTTGGCTGGCCGTGCAGGAAACCGGGGCCCATCCCCACCCCGACCCTCCCCTTGAAGGGGAGGGGGATTAG